A genome region from Halorussus pelagicus includes the following:
- the truD gene encoding tRNA pseudouridine(13) synthase TruD produces MREAYPVERAVGIEYFVSDGDGVGGRLRDSPEDFRVREIERFDAEPADADPGAYPHLVVRATLREWDTNDFAKRLADALGISRERVSWAGTKDKYAVTTQLFSLRKIDKSDLAEVSIYDADIEVLGRSGRGIQFGDLAGNEFEITLRDTERPENAEEIRGQLADWADESAGAVGVPNFFGQQRFGSRRPVTHDVGLHVVRGEWEEAVRAYVANPYETEPEGSQRARREAEDAFEERDWQAALDAIPPRLGFERAMANQLVESGGDDPEDFRAALEAVPSNLQRLFVNAAQSYAFNKILSERLERDLPFHRPVEGDVVCFAEEVDGLALPDPDREQRVTERRVETVARHCERGRAFVTAPLVGTETELAEGEHGDIEREVLDELDLAPEDFDLPGEFHSTGTRRAILVRTDLAIERDPLTFEFALPKGSYATVVLREFMKNDPAEE; encoded by the coding sequence ATGCGCGAGGCGTACCCAGTCGAGCGGGCGGTCGGCATCGAATATTTCGTCAGCGACGGCGACGGCGTGGGCGGGCGACTCAGGGACTCTCCCGAGGACTTCCGCGTCCGGGAGATAGAGCGGTTCGACGCCGAACCCGCCGACGCCGACCCCGGCGCGTACCCCCACCTCGTCGTCCGGGCGACGCTCCGGGAGTGGGACACCAACGACTTCGCCAAGCGACTCGCCGACGCGCTGGGAATCAGCCGCGAGCGCGTCTCGTGGGCCGGAACCAAGGACAAGTACGCCGTCACGACCCAACTGTTCAGCCTCCGGAAAATCGACAAGTCGGACCTCGCCGAAGTCTCCATCTACGACGCCGACATCGAAGTGTTGGGTCGCTCGGGCCGCGGAATCCAGTTCGGCGACCTCGCGGGCAACGAGTTCGAGATTACGCTCCGGGACACCGAACGCCCCGAGAACGCTGAGGAGATTCGCGGGCAACTGGCCGACTGGGCCGACGAGTCGGCGGGCGCGGTCGGCGTCCCCAACTTCTTCGGCCAACAGCGGTTCGGGAGTCGCCGCCCCGTTACTCACGATGTCGGTCTCCACGTCGTCCGCGGCGAGTGGGAGGAGGCCGTCCGGGCCTACGTCGCCAACCCCTACGAGACCGAACCCGAGGGGAGCCAGCGCGCCCGCCGCGAGGCCGAAGACGCCTTCGAGGAACGCGACTGGCAGGCCGCGCTCGACGCCATCCCCCCGCGCCTCGGCTTCGAGCGCGCGATGGCGAATCAGTTGGTCGAGTCGGGCGGCGACGACCCCGAGGACTTCCGGGCGGCGCTGGAAGCCGTCCCCTCGAACCTCCAGCGACTGTTCGTCAACGCGGCCCAGTCGTACGCCTTCAACAAGATTCTGAGCGAGCGACTGGAGCGAGACCTGCCCTTCCACCGCCCGGTCGAAGGCGACGTTGTCTGTTTCGCCGAGGAGGTTGACGGTCTCGCCCTGCCGGACCCCGACCGCGAACAGCGCGTGACCGAGCGCCGGGTCGAAACCGTCGCACGCCACTGCGAGCGCGGTCGGGCGTTCGTGACCGCGCCGCTGGTCGGGACCGAGACGGAACTCGCCGAGGGCGAGCACGGCGACATCGAGCGCGAGGTCCTGGACGAGTTGGACCTCGCTCCCGAGGACTTCGACCTGCCGGGCGAGTTCCACTCGACTGGCACCCGGCGCGCGATACTGGTCCGGACCGACCTCGCAATCGAGCGCGACCCCTTGACCTTCGAGTTCGCGCTCCCGAAGGGGTCGTACGCGACGGTGGTCCTCCGGGAGTTCATGAAGAACGACCCCGCCGAGGAGTAA
- the pth2 gene encoding peptidyl-tRNA hydrolase Pth2: MKQTIVARADLGMGQGKLAAQVAHASLSAYEDTGTKTRKEWKGGGQKKVVVKGNGESELFELAEKARAEGIPHAIIRDAGHTQLDPGTVTALAVGPADDDLVDKVTGHLSLY, encoded by the coding sequence ATGAAACAGACCATCGTCGCCCGTGCCGACCTCGGCATGGGGCAGGGAAAACTCGCCGCACAGGTCGCTCACGCCTCGCTGTCGGCCTACGAGGACACTGGCACGAAGACCCGAAAAGAGTGGAAGGGCGGCGGCCAGAAGAAAGTCGTCGTGAAAGGCAACGGCGAGAGCGAACTCTTCGAACTCGCCGAGAAGGCCCGCGCAGAGGGCATTCCCCACGCGATTATCCGTGATGCGGGCCACACCCAACTCGACCCCGGCACGGTCACGGCGCTGGCGGTCGGCCCGGCGGACGACGACCTCGTGGACAAAGTGACGGGCCACCTCTCGCTGTACTGA
- a CDS encoding Yip1 family protein encodes MVLDALLRPDDFFAERAPELSLGRAAAVVLVVALVTTLAVGAFGWTLGQQLTATTEIPNEERPPDWICENEADSDAEEMIQEDCDEPKQKTVVVGDLLWDTFSEFLPLVFVSGLVVWPLTAVGLHVASAMVGGQGSFTDTLAVTAWGMIPSAIQVIVGVAFLYAAFGSIDLAASNPEALAPQIQSMVERARGDTVLLSLAGAVWQGYVWSFGLKHTRDLSTGGAAFAGGGVALVVFLLGLA; translated from the coding sequence ATGGTCCTCGACGCCCTCCTCCGACCGGACGACTTCTTCGCCGAGCGCGCGCCGGAGTTGAGTCTCGGCCGCGCCGCGGCAGTCGTCCTCGTCGTCGCCCTCGTCACGACCCTCGCCGTCGGCGCGTTCGGGTGGACGCTCGGCCAGCAACTCACCGCCACGACCGAGATACCCAACGAGGAGCGCCCGCCAGACTGGATCTGCGAGAACGAGGCCGACAGCGACGCCGAGGAGATGATACAGGAAGACTGTGACGAACCGAAGCAGAAGACGGTCGTAGTCGGCGACCTCCTCTGGGACACCTTCAGCGAGTTCCTTCCGTTGGTGTTCGTCAGCGGCCTTGTCGTGTGGCCGCTGACGGCGGTCGGTCTTCACGTCGCCTCCGCGATGGTCGGCGGACAGGGGTCGTTTACCGACACGCTCGCGGTCACGGCGTGGGGCATGATTCCGAGCGCGATACAGGTGATAGTCGGGGTCGCCTTCCTCTACGCCGCGTTCGGTAGCATCGACCTCGCGGCGTCGAACCCCGAGGCGCTCGCGCCCCAAATACAGTCGATGGTCGAGCGCGCACGGGGCGACACCGTGCTCCTGTCGCTGGCCGGAGCGGTCTGGCAGGGGTACGTCTGGTCGTTCGGGCTGAAACACACCCGAGACCTCTCGACCGGCGGGGCGGCGTTCGCTGGCGGCGGCGTCGCGCTCGTCGTCTTCCTTCTGGGTCTCGCTTGA
- the dcd gene encoding dCTP deaminase produces MILSDADILDRMEAGDLVVEPLDDPDLQIQPASVDLRLGREFLEFQRTNIPCIHPDSEQEVSEYVTETYVDEGDEFILHPGDFVLGTTKERVEIPPDLLAHVEGRSSFGRLAVVIHATAGVVDPGYSGQITLELSNLGTAPVALRPDTRISQLIFTELKSPSDRPYGAERGSKYQDQSGPQASKIGGDEEFGGEQKSGDSA; encoded by the coding sequence ATGATACTCTCGGACGCCGACATTCTCGACCGGATGGAGGCAGGCGACCTCGTGGTCGAACCGTTGGACGACCCCGACCTCCAGATTCAGCCCGCGAGCGTGGACCTGCGTCTCGGCCGCGAATTTCTGGAGTTCCAGCGCACGAACATTCCCTGCATCCACCCCGACAGCGAACAGGAGGTCTCGGAGTACGTCACCGAGACCTACGTCGATGAGGGCGACGAGTTCATCCTCCACCCCGGCGACTTCGTGCTGGGAACGACCAAAGAGCGCGTCGAGATTCCGCCGGACCTGCTGGCCCACGTCGAAGGCCGGTCGTCGTTCGGCCGTCTCGCGGTCGTCATCCACGCGACGGCGGGGGTCGTGGACCCCGGCTACTCCGGCCAGATAACCCTCGAACTGTCGAATCTCGGGACCGCCCCGGTCGCGCTCCGGCCCGACACCCGAATCTCGCAACTCATCTTCACCGAACTCAAGAGTCCGTCAGACCGACCGTACGGTGCCGAACGGGGTTCGAAGTATCAGGACCAGTCCGGCCCGCAGGCGTCGAAAATCGGCGGCGACGAGGAGTTCGGCGGCGAGCAAAAATCGGGTGATTCGGCGTGA
- a CDS encoding thiamine-phosphate synthase family protein — protein sequence MRFAEEIVVEEFLPTVRSMLAEDLRDRGLTQSEVADLLGISQSAVSKYANGEVERNERVLADERVGNLVGRLGEGLAEGTMSRVEALVEIEILIRRLENRDLIAEIHETEMPELAGHGGDFHVHDPEGDLRTTERVRSSLRRGLTIVESASGFASLIPAVGSNLCECTPDADGIDDVAGVPGRIFDVKGQATIPSEPEFGVSEHVASLLLAARQAGNDARAALNIRYDADLVAALEDAGHATVEFEAEYDDLDSVVGAALRDSPDATVLYHTGGYGVEPIVYLLGEDAEAVAEMARNLL from the coding sequence GTGAGGTTCGCCGAGGAGATCGTCGTCGAGGAGTTCCTCCCGACGGTGCGCTCGATGCTGGCCGAGGACCTGCGCGACCGCGGCCTGACCCAGAGCGAGGTTGCGGACCTGCTCGGCATCAGCCAGAGCGCGGTGTCGAAGTACGCCAACGGCGAGGTCGAGCGCAACGAGCGCGTCCTCGCCGACGAGCGCGTGGGGAACCTCGTCGGCCGACTCGGCGAGGGACTGGCCGAGGGGACCATGAGCAGGGTCGAAGCCCTCGTGGAAATCGAGATTCTGATTCGGCGACTCGAAAACCGGGACCTCATCGCCGAGATTCACGAGACCGAGATGCCCGAACTCGCGGGCCACGGCGGCGACTTCCACGTTCACGACCCCGAGGGCGACCTCCGGACGACCGAGCGCGTCCGGTCGTCGCTCCGTCGGGGCCTGACCATCGTCGAGAGCGCCAGCGGATTCGCGTCGCTCATCCCCGCGGTTGGTTCGAACCTCTGTGAATGCACGCCCGACGCCGACGGCATCGACGACGTGGCGGGCGTGCCCGGCCGCATCTTCGACGTGAAAGGTCAGGCGACAATCCCCTCCGAACCCGAGTTCGGCGTGAGCGAACACGTCGCCTCGCTGTTGCTGGCCGCGCGCCAGGCCGGGAACGATGCCCGCGCCGCGCTGAACATCCGCTACGACGCGGACCTCGTGGCCGCGCTGGAGGACGCGGGCCACGCGACCGTCGAGTTCGAGGCCGAGTACGACGACCTCGATTCGGTGGTCGGCGCGGCGCTCCGCGACAGTCCGGACGCGACGGTGCTGTACCACACCGGCGGCTACGGCGTCGAACCAATCGTCTACCTGCTGGGCGAGGACGCCGAGGCAGTCGCGGAAATGGCCAGAAATCTGCTCTGA
- a CDS encoding PRC-barrel domain containing protein, whose protein sequence is MEFTEADEGASVFDADREKFGVVTEVRDGTAYVEPDPTLTEEMKAKLDWGSHEADEEAFALKGDWVEAVEDSEILLRTRPEK, encoded by the coding sequence ATGGAGTTCACCGAAGCCGACGAGGGCGCGTCCGTGTTCGACGCCGACCGCGAGAAGTTCGGCGTCGTGACCGAGGTGCGGGACGGCACCGCCTACGTCGAACCTGACCCGACCCTGACCGAGGAGATGAAGGCAAAACTCGACTGGGGGAGCCACGAGGCCGACGAGGAGGCTTTCGCGCTGAAGGGCGATTGGGTCGAAGCCGTCGAGGACAGCGAGATTCTACTGCGAACTCGTCCGGAGAAGTAG
- a CDS encoding methyl-accepting chemotaxis protein: protein MKDTDRWYQRLGISDFVPNSIRKRYARKFFVGVLVVMLVTGTVGAFSYASTQAELESGVRNQLTSTAELQADGLNGWIRGLERQTRTLSQAKQFQNGNVEEIGLYLLGQQRSLGESIVGVHYVEVSSGEVLASTSREVVDENMSDLGATWDVATLDAKTNEPSNVHVTSDPYVSPVSEEKAIAFVSSPPKNTEHAVVVVASLSVRANNFHQTIDGGETLVVDGAGETVLDTSGNTSESFDAAALAERAETGESADSAGDTANTTASGFASTKSSIVGYAPVDGTDWVVLSHTPKGVAYAMRDSVGRSLGAMILATIAVLGVAAVGFGRRQTATLESLTESAEEMERGNLDVTLETGRIDEFGRLYEAFGAMRDSLRDQIREAETAREKAEQAMSETEQAREEVERERREAERARAEAERLGDRLEATAAAFGETMADCADGDLTRRLDEDADSEAMAEVAQAFNEMVDEWEATLRSVRAFGETVTDESELVDETVSEVTATSADVSESVQQISDGAAEQSDHLQSVVGEMNDLTSTAERVSAAADDAADRAERVAERGQHGRESAASAVRELDAIETQTEETVEAVEELRDLVADIEDVTEFITDIAEQTNLLALNASIEAARAGEAGSGFAVVAEEVKELAEQTRDATEDIEDSIDRVRDQTDDAAAGIHETRRKVSNGAETVTEAVEAFEAVVDGVAETNQDIQAMSRQTERQAESAREVVSMVEEVSDISEETTAETQTVAAAAEEQTAALGETAEGVAELADSADELSRLLESFETAADATDEGTDDGESDEIEPREIVAGDAAVDGESGATSDGETDDEFDADDATATEGADDESEDELVTPP from the coding sequence ATGAAGGATACCGACAGGTGGTACCAGCGACTCGGGATATCAGATTTCGTCCCTAACTCGATACGGAAACGATATGCACGCAAGTTCTTCGTCGGCGTGCTGGTCGTCATGCTGGTCACCGGGACCGTCGGTGCGTTCAGTTACGCGAGTACCCAAGCGGAACTGGAGTCGGGGGTTCGCAACCAACTCACCTCGACCGCGGAGTTACAGGCCGACGGGCTGAACGGGTGGATTCGCGGACTCGAACGCCAGACGCGGACGCTCTCGCAGGCCAAGCAGTTCCAGAACGGGAACGTCGAGGAGATCGGTCTCTACCTGCTGGGCCAACAGCGGTCGCTCGGCGAGAGCATCGTCGGGGTCCACTACGTCGAAGTGAGTTCTGGAGAGGTACTAGCTAGCACTTCCCGCGAAGTTGTGGACGAGAACATGTCCGACCTCGGTGCGACGTGGGACGTAGCGACGTTGGACGCGAAGACGAACGAGCCGTCCAACGTCCACGTCACGAGCGACCCGTACGTGAGTCCGGTCTCGGAGGAGAAGGCCATCGCGTTCGTGAGTTCGCCGCCCAAAAACACCGAGCACGCCGTCGTCGTGGTCGCCAGCCTGAGCGTGCGGGCGAACAACTTCCACCAGACTATCGACGGCGGCGAGACGCTGGTCGTGGACGGCGCGGGCGAGACGGTGCTGGACACCAGCGGGAACACCTCCGAGTCCTTCGACGCGGCCGCGCTGGCCGAGCGCGCCGAGACCGGCGAGTCGGCCGATTCCGCGGGCGACACCGCCAACACCACCGCGTCCGGGTTCGCGTCCACGAAGTCGTCAATCGTCGGTTACGCGCCCGTCGATGGCACCGACTGGGTGGTGCTAAGTCACACGCCGAAGGGGGTCGCGTACGCGATGCGCGACAGCGTCGGGCGGAGTCTCGGGGCGATGATACTGGCGACCATCGCAGTGTTGGGGGTCGCGGCGGTCGGATTCGGTCGCCGACAGACCGCGACGCTCGAATCGCTCACCGAGTCCGCCGAGGAGATGGAACGGGGCAACCTCGACGTGACCCTCGAAACCGGTCGCATCGACGAGTTCGGTCGTCTCTACGAGGCCTTCGGCGCGATGCGCGACTCGCTGCGCGACCAGATTCGGGAAGCCGAAACCGCCCGCGAGAAGGCCGAGCAGGCCATGAGCGAGACCGAGCAGGCCCGCGAAGAAGTCGAACGCGAGCGCCGCGAGGCCGAGCGCGCCCGCGCGGAGGCCGAGCGACTCGGCGACCGCCTCGAAGCGACCGCCGCGGCGTTCGGCGAGACGATGGCCGACTGCGCCGACGGCGACCTGACGCGCAGACTCGACGAGGACGCCGACAGCGAGGCGATGGCCGAAGTCGCGCAGGCGTTCAACGAGATGGTAGACGAGTGGGAGGCGACCCTGCGGTCGGTCCGGGCGTTCGGCGAGACGGTCACCGACGAGAGCGAACTCGTGGACGAGACCGTCTCGGAGGTGACCGCGACCAGCGCGGACGTGAGCGAGTCGGTCCAGCAGATTTCCGACGGCGCGGCCGAGCAGAGCGACCACCTCCAGTCGGTCGTCGGCGAGATGAACGACCTGACTTCGACGGCCGAGCGGGTGTCGGCGGCCGCCGACGACGCGGCCGACCGGGCCGAGCGCGTCGCCGAGCGCGGCCAGCACGGCCGGGAGTCGGCCGCCTCGGCGGTCCGAGAACTCGACGCCATCGAGACGCAGACCGAGGAGACTGTCGAAGCGGTCGAGGAGTTGCGCGACCTCGTGGCCGACATCGAGGACGTGACGGAGTTCATCACCGACATCGCCGAGCAGACTAATTTGCTCGCGCTCAACGCCTCCATCGAGGCCGCTCGCGCTGGCGAGGCCGGAAGCGGATTCGCCGTGGTTGCCGAGGAGGTGAAGGAACTCGCCGAGCAGACCCGCGACGCGACCGAGGACATCGAAGACTCCATCGACCGCGTCCGCGACCAGACCGACGACGCCGCCGCGGGCATCCACGAGACTCGCCGGAAGGTCTCGAACGGCGCGGAGACGGTGACGGAAGCGGTCGAAGCCTTCGAGGCAGTCGTGGACGGCGTCGCCGAGACGAACCAGGACATCCAAGCGATGAGTCGCCAGACCGAGCGACAGGCCGAGTCGGCCCGCGAGGTCGTCTCGATGGTCGAGGAGGTCTCGGACATCAGCGAGGAGACGACCGCCGAGACCCAGACCGTCGCGGCCGCCGCCGAGGAGCAGACCGCCGCGCTCGGCGAGACCGCCGAGGGCGTCGCCGAGTTGGCCGACAGCGCCGACGAACTGAGTAGACTCCTCGAATCGTTCGAGACGGCGGCGGACGCGACTGACGAAGGGACGGACGACGGCGAGTCGGACGAAATCGAACCCCGAGAAATCGTCGCCGGGGACGCGGCCGTGGACGGAGAGTCGGGTGCGACGAGTGACGGTGAGACTGACGACGAATTCGACGCTGACGACGCGACGGCCACCGAGGGCGCTGACGACGAATCCGAGGACGAACTGGTCACGCCACCGTGA
- a CDS encoding class I SAM-dependent methyltransferase, whose product MSRDATAAAQQFYGRWADFYDLLARSTPGLGHLRARAADALALAPGDTVVEMGCGTGANFPHLRERVGPTGRVVGVDFTQGMLARARERIEREGWRNVHCVRADATETEFCEAPDAILATFVVGMVADPAAEVERWTDQLAPGGRLALLDAAQTTRWFGWPVNRAFRGLVVASSPTGTDAYDAAPWTVLDGRVAAARRALRARADETTHSEHALGVVRITGGRVA is encoded by the coding sequence ATGTCACGCGATGCGACCGCGGCGGCACAGCAGTTCTACGGCCGGTGGGCCGACTTCTACGACCTCCTCGCGCGTTCGACGCCCGGTCTCGGGCACCTCCGGGCGCGCGCGGCCGACGCCCTCGCGCTCGCACCCGGCGACACCGTGGTCGAGATGGGCTGTGGCACCGGCGCGAACTTCCCGCACCTCCGCGAGCGCGTCGGGCCGACCGGCCGGGTCGTCGGCGTGGACTTCACGCAGGGGATGCTCGCGCGCGCCCGTGAGCGCATCGAGCGCGAGGGCTGGCGGAACGTCCACTGCGTCCGCGCCGACGCCACCGAAACCGAGTTTTGCGAAGCCCCGGACGCCATCTTGGCCACCTTCGTCGTCGGAATGGTCGCCGACCCCGCCGCCGAGGTCGAGCGGTGGACCGACCAACTCGCGCCCGGCGGGCGACTCGCGCTTCTGGATGCCGCCCAGACGACGCGCTGGTTCGGGTGGCCGGTGAACCGGGCGTTTCGGGGTCTCGTCGTCGCCTCGTCGCCGACCGGAACGGACGCCTACGACGCCGCGCCGTGGACGGTACTGGACGGTCGGGTCGCGGCGGCTCGGCGGGCGCTCAGAGCGCGCGCCGACGAGACGACCCACAGCGAACACGCGCTTGGCGTCGTGCGGATTACGGGCGGGCGAGTGGCTTGA
- a CDS encoding efflux RND transporter permease subunit — translation MKSRLPARYADALASHSKLFVAVVLVLSAVVGAGAILGPDASGETGGAAIDSPEQAALDRIESTYEADDAVVAQVVVRDEGRDVLTRESLLRSLRLQRAMRENATVNATLRPNAGIVGVENLVAAAASAEERPAASGTNGTAAAGPDAGRPPTLDRQITALESRSPAEVETLVEEVLGSESTASGRDPAAFLPSDHEAGATTADARVTLVFQNGGDRDSGGSQEAYDAQVALDSLVEARFADAFVFGQGVVDEASSRAIGDSFLVITPVAVALLLAALTFAYRDLLDVLVSVLGVAVVMAWFAGVQGWLAIPSSSILIAVPFLLVGLSIDYSLHVVMRYREARTGSDAESGRGGDAPADAMRTAVAGVVVALAVAAFTTGIGFFSNYVSPLASIRDFALLSASGIVAMFLVFAAFVPAVKLEVESLLDRRGRERRKPPVGGQSGPVRRLLERATSVSRRAPLAVVFAALVVSSAGAYGATGLDTEFNRADFLPEEAPEWMESLPEPFAPGEYDVRENFEYISDTFRQRGQGSQAQILIREEVTAPSALTAIDRADRNADPDGTVALDADGTVAMESPVTVLRSVAAENRTLARAVERRDADGDGLPDEEVGAVYDVLFEVAPERASSVLHRTDGGSYASARLVVGVESDASVQSVAGDVRTVAASIEASAPVTAVATGGPVITAVVQSALFETLVQGFAVTLVVILAFLAGVYWWRYRAPGLAVTMLLPVVLALAWLLGAMALLDIPFNSETVVITSLAIGLGVDYSVHLGERFVDERRRRNSLDEALSAAVTGTGGALLGSATTTAAGFGVLALALSPPLRRFGLVTGLSIVFAFVACVTVLPSLLVVREQLVRRFAG, via the coding sequence ATGAAATCGCGGTTGCCCGCCCGATACGCCGACGCGCTCGCATCGCACAGCAAACTCTTCGTCGCGGTCGTCCTCGTTCTCTCCGCGGTCGTCGGCGCTGGCGCGATTCTCGGTCCCGACGCGAGCGGCGAGACCGGCGGTGCAGCCATCGACTCGCCCGAGCAGGCCGCGCTCGACCGCATCGAATCGACGTACGAAGCCGACGACGCGGTGGTCGCGCAAGTCGTCGTCAGAGACGAGGGCAGGGACGTTCTCACCCGCGAGTCGTTACTGCGGAGCCTACGACTCCAACGGGCGATGCGCGAGAACGCGACCGTGAACGCGACCCTCCGACCGAACGCGGGAATCGTCGGCGTCGAGAACCTCGTGGCCGCTGCTGCCTCCGCCGAGGAGCGCCCCGCTGCGAGCGGGACCAACGGGACGGCGGCAGCCGGGCCGGACGCGGGCCGCCCGCCGACGCTCGACCGCCAGATAACGGCGCTCGAATCGCGCTCGCCCGCCGAGGTCGAGACCCTCGTCGAGGAGGTCCTTGGCTCGGAATCGACGGCGAGCGGCCGCGACCCCGCAGCGTTCCTTCCATCGGACCACGAAGCGGGCGCGACGACGGCGGACGCGCGAGTGACGCTGGTCTTCCAGAACGGCGGGGACCGTGACTCCGGTGGGTCCCAAGAGGCGTACGACGCGCAGGTCGCGCTCGACTCGCTGGTCGAGGCGCGCTTCGCGGACGCGTTCGTCTTCGGACAGGGCGTCGTGGACGAGGCCTCGTCGCGAGCCATCGGCGACAGTTTCCTCGTCATCACGCCCGTCGCGGTCGCTCTCCTGCTCGCGGCGTTGACGTTCGCCTACCGCGACCTCCTTGACGTGCTCGTGAGCGTCCTCGGCGTCGCCGTCGTCATGGCGTGGTTCGCGGGCGTACAGGGCTGGCTCGCCATCCCGTCGAGTTCGATACTCATCGCCGTCCCGTTCCTCCTCGTCGGACTGTCCATCGACTACTCGCTCCACGTCGTCATGCGCTACCGGGAGGCCCGAACCGGGAGCGACGCCGAGTCGGGCCGAGGAGGCGACGCCCCGGCCGACGCGATGCGGACCGCCGTCGCTGGCGTCGTCGTCGCGCTGGCGGTGGCGGCGTTCACCACGGGTATCGGGTTCTTCTCGAACTACGTCAGCCCGTTGGCGTCGATTCGGGACTTCGCGCTCCTCAGCGCGAGCGGTATCGTCGCTATGTTTCTGGTCTTCGCAGCGTTCGTCCCGGCGGTCAAACTCGAAGTCGAGTCGCTCCTCGACCGGCGCGGTCGGGAACGCCGGAAACCCCCAGTCGGGGGGCAGTCGGGACCGGTTCGGCGGCTGCTTGAACGGGCGACGAGCGTCTCCCGGCGGGCGCCCCTCGCAGTCGTGTTCGCGGCGCTGGTCGTCTCCTCGGCGGGAGCCTACGGCGCGACCGGTCTCGACACGGAGTTCAACCGCGCCGACTTCCTGCCCGAGGAGGCCCCTGAGTGGATGGAATCGCTCCCCGAGCCGTTCGCGCCCGGCGAGTACGACGTGCGCGAGAACTTCGAGTACATCTCGGACACCTTTCGCCAGCGCGGTCAGGGATCGCAAGCCCAGATACTGATACGCGAGGAGGTGACCGCGCCGAGCGCGCTCACCGCAATCGACCGGGCCGACCGGAACGCGGACCCCGACGGAACCGTCGCTCTCGACGCGGACGGTACCGTAGCGATGGAGAGTCCCGTGACGGTCCTCCGGTCGGTCGCCGCCGAGAACCGGACGCTCGCGCGAGCCGTCGAACGGCGAGACGCCGACGGCGACGGACTTCCGGACGAGGAGGTCGGGGCGGTGTACGACGTGCTGTTCGAGGTTGCCCCCGAACGGGCGTCTTCGGTTCTCCACCGGACCGACGGCGGGTCCTATGCGTCGGCTCGACTGGTCGTTGGCGTCGAAAGCGACGCGTCCGTCCAGTCGGTCGCTGGCGACGTGCGGACAGTCGCGGCGAGCATCGAAGCGAGTGCCCCGGTGACGGCCGTCGCCACCGGCGGTCCCGTCATCACCGCGGTCGTTCAGAGCGCCCTGTTCGAGACGCTCGTACAGGGCTTCGCCGTCACCTTGGTCGTCATCCTCGCGTTCCTCGCGGGCGTGTACTGGTGGCGGTACCGCGCACCGGGACTCGCGGTCACGATGCTCCTGCCGGTCGTCCTTGCGCTCGCGTGGCTCCTCGGTGCGATGGCGCTGCTCGATATCCCGTTCAACAGCGAGACCGTCGTCATCACCAGCTTGGCCATCGGGCTGGGCGTGGACTACAGCGTCCACCTCGGCGAGCGGTTCGTGGACGAGCGGCGGCGTCGAAACTCGCTGGACGAAGCCCTCTCGGCGGCGGTGACTGGAACCGGCGGCGCGCTCCTCGGCAGTGCGACGACCACGGCCGCGGGCTTCGGCGTCCTCGCGCTCGCGCTGTCGCCCCCGCTCCGGCGGTTCGGTCTCGTGACCGGACTGAGCATCGTCTTCGCGTTCGTCGCCTGCGTGACGGTGTTGCCGAGCCTCCTCGTCGTGCGCGAGCAGTTGGTCCGGCGGTTCGCCGGGTGA
- a CDS encoding DUF7521 family protein, which translates to MTDRLILLLGVVKIAALLLGSIVTLLAYRAYQRTKIDGLQYFAVGLLVITVGTFLVGILHHVFGVPSVQGMLFESVIACLGFLVMIYGLYGY; encoded by the coding sequence ATGACCGACCGTCTGATACTGTTGCTCGGCGTCGTCAAGATCGCCGCGTTGCTCCTCGGGAGCATCGTCACCCTGCTGGCGTACCGGGCCTACCAGCGGACCAAGATCGACGGACTCCAGTACTTCGCGGTCGGACTGCTGGTCATCACCGTGGGGACGTTCCTCGTCGGAATTCTCCACCACGTCTTCGGTGTCCCGAGCGTACAGGGGATGCTCTTCGAGAGCGTCATCGCCTGCCTTGGCTTCCTCGTGATGATATACGGTCTCTACGGCTACTGA